A genomic region of Pseudopipra pipra isolate bDixPip1 chromosome W, bDixPip1.hap1, whole genome shotgun sequence contains the following coding sequences:
- the LOC135405409 gene encoding olfactory receptor 14A16-like codes for MSNSSSMPQFLLLAFADRRELQLVHFWLFLAISLAALLANGLILSAVACDHHLHTPMGFFLLNLSLTDLGCMCTTVPKAMHNSLWDTTTISYMGCAAQLFFFAFFISAEFSLVTIMCYDRYVAICKPLHYGTLLGSRACAHMAAAAWATGFLYSLLHTANTFSLPLGQGNALGQFFCEIPHILKLSCSHSGYLREIGLIVVSICLIFGGFVFFVFSYVQIFRAVLRIPSQQGRHKAFSTCLPHLAVVSLFISTLFFAHLKPPSISSPSLDLIVSLMYSVVSPTLNPLIYSLRNQELKDAMRKLITGCFSEAINSPSSPCYVPH; via the coding sequence atgtccaacagcagctccatgccccagttcctgctcctggcatttgcagataggcgggagctgcagctcgtgcacttctggctcttcctggccatctccctggctgccctcctggccaatggcctcatcctcagcgctgtagcctgtgaccaccacctgcacacccccatgggcttcttcctgctcaacctctccctcacagacctgggctgcatgtgcaccactgtccccaaagccatgcacaattccctctgggacaccacaaccatctcctacatgggatgtgctgcacagctctttttctttgccttcttcatctcagcagagttttccctcgtcaccatcatgtgctacgaccgctacgttgccatctgcaaacccctgcactacgggaccctcctgggcagcagagcttgtgcccacatggcagcagctgcctgggccactgggtttctctattctctgctgcacacagccaatacattttccctgcccctgggccagggcaatgccctgggccagttcttctgtgaaatcccacacatcctcaagctctcctgctcacactcaggctacctcagggaaattgggcttaTTGTGGTTAGTATCTGTCTAatatttggtggttttgttttctttgttttctcctatgtgcagatcttcagggctgtgctgaggatcccctctcagcagggacggcacaaagccttttccacgtgcctccctcacctggccgtggtctccctgtttatCAGCACTTTATTCTTTGCCCACCTGAAGCCCccttccatctcctccccatccctggatcttaTTGTGTCACTCATGTACTCAGTGGTGTCTCcaacactgaaccccctcatctacagcctgaggaaccaggagctcaaggatgccatgaGGAAACtcataactgggtgtttttcagaagcaataaactctccttcttctccatgttatgtacctcattaa